One genomic segment of Centropristis striata isolate RG_2023a ecotype Rhode Island chromosome 13, C.striata_1.0, whole genome shotgun sequence includes these proteins:
- the mylpfa gene encoding myosin regulatory light chain 2, skeletal muscle, with the protein MSAAITLPSNPCIFKGEEWRVDGGYRGGVAEGKQLDWPAEGYKSPRGCTYNAASHDLLLLDQPNLSNRLKMSPKKAKRRAAAGDGGSSNVFSMFEQSQIQEYKEAFTIIDQNRDGIISKDDLRDVLASMGQLNVKNEELEAMIKEASGPINFTVFLTMFGEKLKGADPEDVILTAFKVLDPEGTGSIKKEFLEELLTTQCDRFTKEEIKNMWSAFPPDVAGNVDYKNICYVITHGEEKEE; encoded by the exons ATGTCTGCTGCCATCACCCTGCCAAGTAATCCCTGTATATTTAAGGGGGAGGAATGGCGGGTAGACGGTGGGTACAGAGGGGGGGTCGCGGAGGGCAAACAG TTAGATTGGCCTGCGGAGGGGTATAAAAGCCCCCGGGGATGTACGTATAACGCGGCTTCACACGATCTTCTCCTTCTTGATCAGCCAAACCTCTCAAACCGTCTCAAGATG TCACCAAAGAAAGCCAAGAGGAGGGCAGCAGCAGGAGACGGTGGCTCCTCCAATGTGTTCTCCATGTTTGAGCAGAGCCAGATTCAGGAGTACAAAGAG GCTTTCACAATCATTGACCAGAACAGAGACGGTATCATCAGCAAAGATGATCTGAGGGACGTGCTGGCTTCAATGG GCCAGCTGAACGTGAAGAATGAGGAGCTTGAGGCCATGATCAAGGAGGCCAGCGGCCCCATCAACTTCACCGTCTTCCTCACCATGTTCGGAGAGAAGCTGAAGG GTGCTGACCCCGAGGACGTTATCCTTACCGCCTTCAAGGTCCTGGACCCCGAGGGTACTGGAAGCATCAAGAAGGAATT CCTTGAGGAGCTCCTGACCACTCAGTGCGACAGGTTCACCAAGGAAGAG ATTAAGAACATGTGGTCCGCCTTCCCCCCAGATGTTGCCGGCAACGTAGACTACAAGAACATCTGCTACGTCATCACACacggagaggagaaggaggagtaa